The genomic DNA GCCACGGCTTCCGGTGTGACGCTGCTCGGCATCGGGTCCGCGTTCTGGGGGCTGCTAGCGGGCGTGCTCACCAGCGTCATTGCGGCGGTTGGACGGCGGCGGCGAGCCGCCACATCTCCACCCGCGCCCGCCCCGCAACCGGTCACGGCAGCCGCGCGCAGACCTGAGCGAACCTCCGCGTGAACACCGACCACGCCGAGACGGCCGCGCCCTCCTCGGCCACGGCCTCGGTGTGCAGGCGGTCCCTGTCGAAGCCCTGCCTGGCCAGCCGCTCCCGATCCCAACCGGCGATCCGCTCGGCATCCGCCTCCGGGTGAAACTGCACACCCCAGGCCCGCGCCCCGACCCGGAAGGCCTGATGGGGGCAGGCCGCGCTGGACGCCAACCAGGAAGCACCCGGCGGGAGTTCGGTGATCGCGTCGACGTGCCTCTCGATTGCGGGAACCGTCGCGCCGAGCCCGTACAGCAGCGGATCGTCGGCAGCCTCGGGGCGCAGCCGGATCTCTGTGCTGCCGAACTCGGGCTGCCCGTGACGCGCCCGTACGCTGCCGCCCGCGACCTGTGCGAGCAACTGGCCACCGAGGCAGATGCCGAGGACGGGCGTGCCGTCGTCCAGCGCCTGCGCGACGAGGCGGCGGGTGGCGGGGAGCCAGGGCGCGCGCTCGTCGTCGTCCGGCAGGAAGCCGCCGCCGAGCACGAGGAGCGGCCTGCCGTCGAGCACCTGGGGCAGGACCTCACCCTCGTAGGGACGCAGCACTTCGAGGCCGATTCCCGCCTCGCGCATCCAGGCGCCGACCCGGCCGGGACCGCCGCTCCTGGTGTTCTGTACGACCACGGCGGTCTGTGCGCCCGGTGCGTGCGAGGGCGTCATCGCCTCAGCTCCCCTGCTCGGCATCTGCGTTCGCTGCGTTGATCTCTACGTCGTTCAGGCAGCAGATCAGGGTGCGCCGGGCGACGTCAACGGTCCGTCGGCTGCCCCACTCCGAGGGTCGCGTCCCACCTCGCAGCCGCCGCGACCCGCTTCACCGGCCGGCCACCGCCGAGCGCCATCTGTCCTCGCATCTCCGTGCGGCCACCCTCGCCGACGGCCACGTCGTTGGAAACGAGGCCGCGATCAGCAGCAAGTTAGCCGGACCACCGCCCCACCGAGGCCCTCACACCGGGCGGAGGCCCACAGAGATCTCCAGTTACGGGAGGCCCTTGTCGTGGCGAGGAGCAGCCCACCGGTGTCGGTGGCTGATGCGAGAATCCCGGCGAACGCGAGGAGATCATCATGGGTACCTGGCACACCGGCCCCTTCGACAACGACACAGCCGCAGACTTCGCCAACGCTCTCGACGACGCCGGACCCGAGGGACGCGAGGCCCTGATCCGCGGTGTCCTCACCCGCACCGTGGACGCCACTGGCTACCTCACGGAAGCGGAAGAGGCGGTGGCGGCCGCCGCGCTGATCGCGGCGCAATGCCCGAACGGCGACCCCGTCGATACGCCCTACGGCCCTGAAACATCGATGCCGGCCTTCCCCAGCG from Streptomyces sp. NBC_01707 includes the following:
- a CDS encoding type 1 glutamine amidotransferase yields the protein MTPSHAPGAQTAVVVQNTRSGGPGRVGAWMREAGIGLEVLRPYEGEVLPQVLDGRPLLVLGGGFLPDDDERAPWLPATRRLVAQALDDGTPVLGICLGGQLLAQVAGGSVRARHGQPEFGSTEIRLRPEAADDPLLYGLGATVPAIERHVDAITELPPGASWLASSAACPHQAFRVGARAWGVQFHPEADAERIAGWDRERLARQGFDRDRLHTEAVAEEGAAVSAWSVFTRRFAQVCARLP
- a CDS encoding DUF4259 domain-containing protein, translated to MGTWHTGPFDNDTAADFANALDDAGPEGREALIRGVLTRTVDATGYLTEAEEAVAAAALIAAQCPNGDPVDTPYGPETSMPAFPSDLRTLADEALARIVSDESGLVSSWVDPGDGRQWRAALSRLRSVLAPPPPTIPLFDVGP